The following DNA comes from Cetobacterium sp. ZOR0034.
TTATTCCGTTTAATTTTCTAACTGCCTTTTCGACATGACCTGAACAAGCTGAACAAGTCATTCCCTCTATTTTGAATGTATTATCTTTCATGATTCTCTCCTCTTACTTCATAATTTTATTTAAGACATCCACAACTTCACCAATTTTTTCATCAACATCTGTACTGCTAAAAGCATTTTTTACACAACTTTCCATATGTTGTTTTAAAATTAATTTATTTGCTTTTTTCAATAAAGCTTCTGCCGCTAAAATTTGATTTACTACATCTAGACAATATCTTCCATCATCTATCATCTTTAATGTTGCATCAATCTGTCCACGACACGTTTTTAACATCAATACTGCTTTTTCCTTATCTGTTTTCATATATTAATCACCTCGAGATTTACTTTATGCCTGAATAATATCATACTTTTTTTTCTGTGTCAACCCCCCCTATGGGGGTAGGGTTTATTTTTTGATTTTTTTTTGAACCATTCTTCAAGCTTCTCTTTTGATGCACTTTATTTTTTCTGTGTTCTTTTTTTAAAAAAATAAAAAAATTTCTTTTCTGAAAAAAAACATTGTTGACATTTTTTTACGGATATGGTATTATTAATTGAAACCGATGATTAAGTA
Coding sequences within:
- a CDS encoding metal-sensing transcriptional repressor produces the protein MKTDKEKAVLMLKTCRGQIDATLKMIDDGRYCLDVVNQILAAEALLKKANKLILKQHMESCVKNAFSSTDVDEKIGEVVDVLNKIMK